Proteins from a genomic interval of Diospyros lotus cultivar Yz01 chromosome 6, ASM1463336v1, whole genome shotgun sequence:
- the LOC127803327 gene encoding uncharacterized protein LOC127803327 codes for MKLSREELHTDGEGEGEDMDLERSTLKENSLSASQFPDVVRDRAYIFDGEGNYYIKEWDLVEGSGKEFCWYHVQLPKGNQKLSQSAQYLIDLLCPPLKLQDILSLVSNGPFCGHVDGALVFRVNSPGPASGKFTIRIAARVTENSVITVSLGRVPRLGFSPMGNSILSDIPRMERSSLVKGERQHGGETVIKEHVLEFLLTMNHSEGADNPVPKSVSNLVVHIIDTHVDQLQDIVTKLEIELDAVEFELDRGGFALKKQMLDDRRFPKMHLDLQRLLQVIAHGEQVFPRVKEKCFSKHWFAHEDISSLEELIGRLRRLKENVGFIANRVTAIQAGLDSWQAEQINRKLYYLSFLSIIFLPLSVITGVFGMNVGGVPWTAQKDPKLRDGFRNVMMLCVAMLLFVLLCFSIPALYTRIAAWRRKKALRRSWSLNRKSLLRRTLGGGERGGYLRL; via the exons ATGAAACTGTCTAGGGAAGAATTACACACTGATGGAGAAGGAGAGGGAGAGGATATGGATTTGGAACGCAGTACTCTGAAGGAAAACTCTCTTTCCGCGAGTCAATTTCCTGATGTTGTGAGGGATAGAGCCTATATTTTTGATGGAGAAGGGAATTATTATATCAAGGAATGGGATCTTGTAGAGGGAAGCGGCAAAGAATTTTGTTGGTACCATGTGCAGCTTCCAAAAGGGAACCAGAAGTTGTCACAATCCGCACAATAtctcattgatcttctttgccctCCCCTGAAACTCCAGGACATCCTCTCACTTGTCAGCAATGGACCCTTTTGCGGGCATGTAGATGGTGCTCTTGTTTTCAGGGTTAATTCACCAGGCCCCGCCTCTGGGAAATTTACAATCAGAATTGCAGCAAGAGTTACTGAGAATTCGGTAATTACAGTCTCATTGGGCCGTGTCCCTAGATTAGGTTTCTCTCCCATGGGTAACTCTATTCTTTCAGATATTCCAAGGATGGAGAGATCCAGTCTTGTAAAAGGTGAGAGGCAGCATGGGGGTGAGACTGTGATTAAGGAGCAtgttcttgaatttttattgaCCATGAACCATTCTGAGGGAGCTGATAATCCTGTGCCAAAATCTGTCTCGAATCTTGTTGTTCACATCATTGACACACATGTTGATCAGCTCCAAGACATTGTGACTAAGCTAGAGATTGAGCTTGATGCAGTGGAGTTTGAACTGGATAGAg GTGGTTTTGCCTTGAAAAAACAAATGCTAGATGATAGAAGATTCCCAAAAATGCACCTAGACTTACAGCGCCTCTTGCAG GTGATTGCGCATGGGGAGCAAGTATTTCCTCGAGTCAAGGAAAAGTGTTTTTCAAAACATTGGTTTGCTCATGAAGACATTAGTTCTCTTGAAGAGTTAATTGGACGCCTCAGGAGGCTAAAGGAGAATGTTGGGTTTATAGCCAATCGTGTCACCGCAATCCAGGCTGGTCTAGATAGTTGGCAGGCGGAACAAATAAATAGGAAACTGTACTACCTGTCTTTCCTTTCAATCATATTCCTCCCTCTATCCGTAATAACTGGAG TGTTTGGGATGAATGTTGGAGGAGTTCCTTGGACAGCACAGAAAGACCCAAAGCTGAGGGATGGCTTCCGCAATGTCATGATGCTCTGTGTTGCAATGCTTCTTTTTGTCCTTTTATGCTTCAGCATCCCAGCTCTCTATACTCGTATAGCTGCTTGGAGGAGAAAAAAAGCTTTGAGGAGAAGCTGGTCTCTCAACAGGAAATCCCTTCTTAGGAGAACCCTAGGAGGTGGAGAAAGAGGAGGTTACCTCCGGCTCTAA